The Diorhabda sublineata isolate icDioSubl1.1 chromosome 6, icDioSubl1.1, whole genome shotgun sequence genome includes a window with the following:
- the LOC130445663 gene encoding neural/ectodermal development factor IMP-L2, translating into MMLLSVLFIAFTFNHFECRRIVDDISNDVGSSAEENLSFSTGEWVKINNPPVVVMNKKVGSHMELHCEAMGSPPPTIEWYKSNRKITENEAFETNIVARNPALAQVTSRLVINYLLPRHQDIYRCVAESGSKVDTAATKLIVTDGREMNFTQLLNAKILGAHHLPRVTFWASTYMDVIGNDVVLPCKYVGNPKPSVIWVNPNSKMIENNEKYSVSREGELRIRSIEWSDMGAYVCALENSVGEDSIETFLYPMQGSK; encoded by the exons ATGTTACTATCAGTATTATTTATTGCTTTCACTTTCAACCACTTCGAATGTAGAAGGATAGTCGACGATATTAGTAACGATGTAGGTAGTAGCGCAGAGGAAAACCTCAGTTTTTCAACGGGGGAATGGGTGAAGATCAATAATCCTCCGGTTGttgttatgaataaaaaagTCGGATCTCATATGGAACTTCATTGCGAAGCAATGGGCTCGCCGCCTCCCACCATCGAATGGTACAAATCGAATAGAAAAATCACCGAAAATGAGGCATTCGAAACTAATATAGTAGCTAGGAATCCAGCTTTGGCACAG gTAACGTCTCGATTAGTCATAAATTACTTACTACCTCGTCATCAGGATATTTATCGATGTGTAGCAGAGTCTGGTTCGAAGGTAGACACGGCGGCGACTAAACTGATAGTTACAGATGGTAGAGAAATGAATTTTACGCAATTATTAAATGCAAAAATTCTCGGAGCGCATCATTTACCTCGCGTAACTTTTTGGGCCAGTACATACATGGACGTTATCG gTAATGATGTCGTTTTGCCTTGTAAATACGTCGGAAATCCAAAACCCAGCGTTATTTGGGTAAATCCTAACAGCAAAATGATCGAAAACAACGAGAAATACTCAGTTTCTCGAGAAGGAGAACTTCGAATAAGATCTATAGAATGGTCTGATATGGGCGCTTACGTGTGTGCGTTAGAAAATTCAGTTGGTGAAGACTCgatagaaacatttttatatccAATGCAG gGTTCCAAATAA
- the LOC130445665 gene encoding uncharacterized protein LOC130445665, giving the protein MSQTPHKPLQKMCKSPKISTYQTIKQEKIEYENLSTNCTVVGSNNLNLVKKPQIVTSVSPAYSNPSPVYPPSPYSSPASLKSPSPSLKPPTPQPNFPVMQIIQNNILARPIQTSQPQNIIKLKPHLNILPKPSASPQPSPKPSLSPQIVLPTNHQQTATIVPTAQPLLLNQMPMLTTPSVQFILRPQTATKLQPQMQTATATPQGLILQPGGQQLLQIQPPRSQPMVRVLTNGMQLTPSSTTTYVTQVGTQQPNTASHLTQQTLVNNTQAQHVVQHQQLKKKPKNKVKKKLDLANIMKLSGIGDEDDIQFESDTSQSESEHNSVPTTPQPQHTVHSTVQAQTNFVHTDTKKNIQNIQISAMAQPTINATTPVVQVLNQNFQSGMISNSSSQAATAQASIPFNSFITPNFTINNGLMLQRSGGFKLTMGDDGRLILQHDPTINTDLQSQIILQSLLGGLVLQPSMDQQTVQQTVQTIQQQSVQTIQQQTVQSQTIQTVQQQTVQPQTVQHTIQSLQPQIQQQTVQQTIQHQTVNALQQPMQIVQPQPIQSIHSQAQPLHSISQSQVHSLQSQIQGQLQSLLQQQNHTVQHSNVPTQNVHSQTVQSVQNVQSMQQNLQNLQQNVQSVQQNIQSVQQNVRSVQQNVQSLQQNIQSIPQQTLQQPVQNFHTNHSHPQNQPVLKVQPFQKSQPPVQTVQPIQHHISNQQQSQQQQQQHQQQNLRENQQNQNNNAPQPASYVVNLTPDQLEQLKRNGQLTVNGQTIFMQRPNKDQLDKKISPKSKTTKKVNKIQSIKNILHETENELVKASNNSDPIKENVNKSVDSALNAPPPKQTLPQNHVQPQPLQQTKPVQPHALVQPSIQVQPKTIPDRSKSLAAPAISQIPKQQKVAPTIISQDSNGVDANPDVDKILVQILEESNMSNVPNSTSATAPTSQPHQRITTIQLTPQKQQQLKNIQHQIQSLSARLTPGDMELQNTLKMLFTEQQKILASGKLLPMDKVHYHNNQLTIMNPSALNPSPPTPVKSESIEALNFGPALNNSQNTSRNTTVETPTTTRYQPITTPAHSAARISVSVPCSETTATQTIHHLPSPLPQNIHQTTSHFTHISHSVSSHQIPAISLSSLHSISSHPPISSHPNITTHQQQHQPQHGTISNSNDTVTQNHLPTSHCSSGIHQSTNHNVVSSHQVSGNAPNHLHYNHIVNQRFNCPQPIQQISMQQQQIQRQQLMHKKANIIETQLTMDQNGATKPDIHTPFKDKKDACIRLIRYHCLDQPVLSEKDLDKADEIFELTAQHLISKFSRMEDKYKYLLMKESMRQVQTSEMMMLDRMFLTDEQQSLMKLRQDYENELLNIPSNSEQEMPQSLPPPPPQPPPPPSQSTTHTSLSTSTQNAAVSSSEPSSEDYDEWACIQRELGCLPQHIETKLSQHNHPKRSASTDSRLETLKRFRVDKHHKKSTDVNLCGVNSIGNSAPSTIYHQQSKASSGSSTYDSAQNCSFSSHEDNEPENNSIDEQVQSAIDSILNLQQTPSLDLDSILS; this is encoded by the exons ATGTCTCAGACTCCTCACAAACctctacaaaaaatgtgtaaatcTCCAAAAATTTCCACCTATCAAACCATCAAGCAAGAAAAGATTGAGTACGAAAATTTAAGTACCAATTGCACCGTTGTGGGATCTAATAATTTGAATCTCGTAAAGAAACCTCAAATAGTTACAAGTGTATCTCCTGCTTATTCTAATCCTAGTCCTGTTTATCCACCATCTCCCTATTCCTCTCCAGCTAGTCTTAAATCTCCGTCTCCTTCATTAAAACCACCAACACCACAACCGAATTTTCCAGTCATGCAAATTATACAAAACAACATACTAGCAAGACCTATACAAACATCACAACCTCAGAATATCATCAAATTGAAGCCACATCTGAATATTTTGCCCAAACCATCAGCTAGTCCGCAGCCGTCTCCCAAACCAAGCCTGAg tccCCAAATAGTCCTACCTACGAATCATCAGCAAACTGCTACAATTGTACCAACTGCCCAACCATTGCTACTTAATCAAATGCCTATGCTAACCACCCCGTCAGTTCAGTTTATTCTTAGACCACAAACGGCTACAAAACTACAACCCCAGATGCAGACAGCTACTGCAACTCCACAAGGACTCATCTTACAACCAGGTGGACAGCAGCTATTACAGATACAACCACCTAGATCGCAGCCAATGGTTAGAGTACTGACTAACGGAATGCAGTTAACCCCATCCTCTACTACTACTTATGTCACACAA gtTGGTACCCAGCAACCTAATACTGCTAGTCACCTCACACAACAGACCCTAGTAAATAACACACAAGCGCAACATGTGGTTCAACACcaacaattgaagaaaaaacccaagaacaaagttaaaaaaaagCTTGATCTGgcaaatataatgaaattgtcTGGTATCGGTGATGAAGACGATATACAATTTGAAAGTGACACATCGCAAAGCGAAAGTGAACATAATTCTGTCCCTACAACTCCCCAG CCCCAACATACAGTTCACAGTACAGTTCAAGCTCAAACGAATTTTGTTCATACCGATACtaaaaagaatatacagaaCATACAAATTTCTGCCATGGCACAACCTACAATTAATGCAACAACACCAGTTGTTCAG gtcttaaatcaaaattttcagagtGGCATGATCTCAAATAGTAGTTCACAGGCAGCTACAGCGCAAGCAAGTATTCCATTTAACTCATTCATAACTCCAAATTTTACTATAAACAACGGCCTAATGCTTCAAAGAAGTGGTGGTTTCAAATTAACAATGGGAGATGATGGAAGATTGATACTTCAACATGATCCTACTATCAATACTGACCTACAGTCTCAAATTATCTTACAAAGTTTGTTGGGTGGATTAGTGTTACAACCATCGATGGATCAACAAACTGTACAGCAAACTGTCCAAACAATTCAACAACAATCAGTACAAACTATACAACAACAAACTGTGCAAAGTCAAACAATACAAACTGTTCAACAGCAAACTGTCCAACCGCAAACTGTACAGCACACAATACAATCGTTGcaacctcaaatacaacaacaGACTGTCCAACAGACAATTCAACATCAAACAGTGAATGCTTTGCAACAGCCTATGCAAATAGTACAACCACAACCTATACAAAGCATTCATTCTCAAGCTCAACCTCTTCATTCAATATCCCAATCACAAGTACACAGCTTACAGTCACAAATACAAGGCCAATTACAGAGTTTGTTGCAACAACAGAATCACACAGTACAACATTCGAATGTACCAACACAAAATGTACATTCTCAAACCGTTCAGAGCGTACAAAATGTTCAGAGTATGcaacaaaatttacaaaatcttCAACAGAACGTTCAAAGTGTGcaacaaaatattcaaagcGTACAACAAAACGTACGCAGCGTTCAACAAAACGTTCAGAGCTTACAGCAGAATATTCAAAGCATACCTCAACAAACTCTCCAACAGCCAGTACAAAATTTCCATACGAATCACTCGCATCCCCAGAATCAACCAGTGTTGAAGGTACAACCTTTCCAAAAGTCCCAACCGCCAGTACAAACAGTTCAACCGATACAACATCACATCAGCAATCAACAACAAAGTCAACAGCAGCAACAACAACACCAACAACAAAATTTGAGAGAAAATCAacagaatcaaaataataatgcGCCACAACCAGCTTCGTATGTTGTAAATTTAACTCCTGATCAATTGGAGCAATTGAAGAGGAATGGTCAGCTAACTGTTAACGGACAAACTATTTTTATGCAACGTCCTAATAAAGAtcaacttgataaaaaaatatcaccaAAATCGAAAACTACCAAGAAGGTGAACAAAATTCAAagcatcaaaaatattttgcatgAAACTGAAAACGAACTG GTAAAAGCAAGCAATAATTCGGATCCAATCAAGGAAAATGTGAATAAATCTGTAGACAGTGCCTTAAACGCACCACCACCTAAACAAACTCTACCTCAAAACCACGTTCAGCCTCAACCGCTGCAACAAACTAAGCCAGTTCAACCCCACGCTTTAGTTCAACCTTCCATACAGGTACAACCGAAGACAATTCCTGATAGATCGAAATCTCTTGCTGCACCCGCCATATCGCAGATTCCTAAACAACAGAAAGTGGCACCTACCATTATATCACAAGATTCGAATG GCGTCGATGCAAATCCTGACGTAGATAAAATTCTAGTCCAAATTCTTGAAGAATCCAATATGAGTAACGTTCCCAATAGCACAAGTGCTACAGCTCCGACGTCTCAGCCTCATCAAAGGATAACAACAATTCAACTAACACCACAGAAACAACAGCAACTGAAAAATATCCAACATCAGATACAATCTTTGTCTGCAAGGTTAACACCAGGAGATATGGAACTACAGAATACCTTGAAAATGTTATTCACTGAACAACAGAAAATTTTGGCATCTGGAAAATTGTTACCTATGGATAAG gTACATTATCACAATAATCAATTGACCATCATGAACCCGTCCGCATTGAATCCATCGCCACCTACTCCAGTCAAAAGTGAATCAATTGAAGCTCTCAATTTTGGACCTGCTTTAAATAATAGTCAAAATACATCGAGGAATACAACCGTCGAAACACCAACAACTACACGATATCAA ccAATTACTACACCAGCACATTCGGCAGCAAGAATATCCGTTTcagttccatgtagtgaaacgACAGCTACTCAAACGATTCATCATCTACCGTCTCCGTTACCTCAAAATATCCATCAAACAACATCTCATTTTACTCATATATCTCATTCAGTATCCTCACATCAAATCCCTGCCATATCGTTATCTTCTCTACATTCGATTTCTTCACATCCCCCTATATCCAGTCATCCTAATATAACAACCCATCAACAGCAACATCAACCGCAGCATGGAACTATTAGCAATTCAAATGATACGGTTACTCAGAATCATCTACCTACGTCTCATTGTTCATCTGGGATACATCAAAGTACCAACCATAATGTCGTTTCAAGTCATCAAGTATCCGGTAATGCGCCAAATCATCTACATTACAATCATATTGTCAACCAGAGGTTCAATTGTCCACAACCAATACAACAAATTTCTATGCAGCAACAGCAGATCCAAAGGCAACAGTTGATGCATAAAAAAGCCAATAT TATTGAAACTCAGTTGACTATGGACCAAAACGGAGCTACCAAACCAGACATTCACACACCattcaaagataaaaaagaCGCTTGTATAAGATTGATACGATACCACTGCTTGGATCAACCAGTCTTATCGGAAAAGGACCTTGATAAGGcagatgaaatttttgaattaactgCCCAACATTTAATTAGTAAATTTTCTAGAATGGAAGACaagtacaaatatttattaatgaaagAAAGTATG CGCCAAGTTCAAACATCTGAGATGATGATGTTGGATCGTATGTTTTTAACCGACGAGCAACAATCCCTAATGAAGCTACGACAGGATTACGAGAATGAACTACTCAACATTCCTTCTAATTCTGAACAAGAAATGCCTCAATCATTACCGCCGCCACCACCTCAACCGCCGCCTCCTCCTTCTCAATCAACAACACACACATCACTATCTACTTCAACGCAAAATGCTGCAGTTTCGTCATCGGAACCATCGTCTGAAGACTACGATGAATGGGCGTGCATTCAACGCGAATTGGGGTGTTTGCCGCAACATATTGAGACTAAATTATCCCAGCACAACCATCCGAAACGTTCTGCTAGCACTGATTCCAGGTTGGAAACGTTGAAGCGATTTCGCGTCGATAAGCATCATAAAAAAAGTACAGACGTTAATTTGTGCGGTGTAAATAGTATCGGTAATAGTGCGCCAAGTACGATATATCACCAGCAATCGAAAGCATCCAGTGGTTCGTCTACATACGATAGTGCTCAGAATTGTAGTTTCTCATCGCATGAAGACAACGAACCAGAAAATAATAGTATCGACGAACAAGTACAATCCGCCATCGATTCTATATTAAATTTGCAGCAAACTCCTTCACTAGATTTGGATAGTATTTTATCATGA